Proteins encoded together in one Stutzerimonas stutzeri window:
- the phoB gene encoding phosphate regulon transcriptional regulator PhoB has translation MNGKSILIVDDEAPIREMIVVALEMAGYDCLEAENTQQAHALIIDRKPDLILLDWMLPGTSGIELARRLKRDELTADTPIIMLTAKGEEDNKIQGLEVGADDYITKPFSPRELVARLKAVLRRATPVDSEAPIEIGGLLLDPVSHRVTIDGKPAEMGPTEYRLLQFFMTHQERAYTRSQLLDQVWGGNVYVEERTVDVHIRRLRKALGEAYENLVQTVRGTGYRFSSKS, from the coding sequence ATGAATGGCAAGAGCATACTGATCGTCGATGACGAGGCGCCGATTCGGGAGATGATCGTCGTCGCCCTGGAAATGGCCGGCTATGACTGTCTCGAAGCGGAAAACACCCAACAGGCCCACGCGCTGATCATCGACCGCAAACCGGACCTGATCCTGCTCGACTGGATGCTGCCCGGCACATCGGGCATCGAACTGGCGCGACGGCTCAAGCGCGACGAGCTGACCGCCGACACGCCGATCATCATGCTCACCGCCAAAGGCGAAGAGGACAACAAGATCCAGGGCCTGGAGGTCGGCGCCGACGACTACATCACCAAGCCCTTTTCGCCACGCGAACTGGTGGCCCGGCTGAAGGCCGTGCTGCGCCGCGCGACGCCGGTGGACAGCGAGGCGCCCATCGAGATCGGCGGCCTGCTGCTCGACCCGGTCAGCCACCGCGTCACCATCGACGGCAAACCAGCCGAGATGGGCCCGACCGAATACCGCCTGCTGCAGTTCTTCATGACCCACCAGGAACGCGCCTACACCCGCAGCCAGCTGCTCGATCAGGTCTGGGGCGGCAATGTCTACGTCGAGGAGCGCACCGTGGACGTACACATCCGCCGGCTGCGCAAGGCCCTCGGCGAGGCCTACGAGAACCTGGTGCAGACCGTACGCGGCACCGGCTATCGTTTCTCCAGCAAGAGCTGA
- the ubiA gene encoding 4-hydroxybenzoate octaprenyltransferase — translation MYLKLLQSCNRLHPRAWDFIQLMRLDKPIGTYLLLWPTLWALWIAAEGVPSAKNLFIFITGVILMRAAGCVVNDFADRNFDGHVQRTQARPMAAGRVSSREAWTLFAILVGLSFVLVLLTNATTVYLSFGALALAACYPFMKRYTFYPQVVLGAAFSWGIPMAFTAESGSLPPEAWLLFIANLLWTVAYDTYYAMADREDDLKIGIKSTAILFGEADRIIIVTLQGLALFCLILAGVRFELGQWFHLGLVVAAGCFAWEYWKTASRKPQVCFKAFLHNHWAGLAILAGIVLDYATKA, via the coding sequence ATGTATTTGAAGTTGCTGCAATCGTGCAATCGCCTGCACCCGCGCGCCTGGGATTTCATCCAGCTGATGCGCCTGGACAAGCCCATCGGCACCTATCTGCTGCTGTGGCCGACGCTGTGGGCACTGTGGATCGCCGCCGAAGGCGTGCCCAGCGCGAAGAACCTGTTCATCTTCATCACCGGGGTGATCCTGATGCGCGCCGCCGGCTGCGTGGTCAACGATTTCGCCGATCGCAACTTCGATGGCCACGTGCAGCGCACCCAGGCGCGCCCCATGGCCGCCGGCCGGGTCAGTTCGCGGGAGGCCTGGACGCTGTTCGCCATCCTGGTGGGACTGAGCTTCGTGCTGGTGCTGCTGACCAACGCAACCACTGTCTATCTGTCCTTCGGCGCGCTGGCGCTGGCCGCCTGCTACCCGTTCATGAAGCGCTACACCTTTTACCCTCAGGTGGTGCTCGGCGCGGCATTCTCGTGGGGCATACCCATGGCATTCACCGCCGAGAGCGGCAGCCTGCCGCCGGAAGCCTGGCTGCTGTTCATCGCCAACCTGCTGTGGACCGTGGCCTACGACACCTACTACGCCATGGCCGATCGCGAAGACGACCTGAAGATCGGCATCAAGTCCACCGCCATCCTCTTCGGTGAAGCGGACCGCATCATCATCGTCACCCTGCAGGGGCTGGCGCTGTTCTGCCTGATCCTCGCCGGAGTGCGTTTCGAGCTGGGCCAGTGGTTCCACCTGGGGCTGGTGGTCGCAGCCGGCTGCTTCGCCTGGGAATACTGGAAGACCGCCTCGCGCAAGCCACAGGTCTGCTTCAAGGCGTTCCTGCACAATCACTGGGCGGGCCTGGCGATTCTCGCCGGCATCGTGCTGGATTACGCGACGAAGGCCTGA
- a CDS encoding chorismate--pyruvate lyase family protein, whose translation MSPNPDWLSPDRLPFPLDPALHDWLYVDKGSLTRRLTELADGAFSVIPLHQAWQPLRADECAALGVAEASEGWVREVYLCGHEQPWVFARSVAARAQLDAAGLDLQSLGNRSLGELLFSDPAFARGQLEACHYPAQWLPQAQRVDGLWARRSCFRQNRLGVLVAEVFLPALWQAAAVTP comes from the coding sequence GTGTCCCCGAATCCAGACTGGCTGAGCCCCGACCGCCTGCCCTTCCCGCTCGACCCCGCCCTGCACGACTGGCTTTACGTCGACAAGGGCTCACTGACCCGCCGCCTGACCGAGCTGGCCGATGGCGCCTTCAGTGTGATTCCCCTGCACCAGGCCTGGCAGCCCCTGCGCGCCGACGAGTGCGCCGCGCTCGGCGTGGCCGAGGCGAGCGAGGGATGGGTGCGCGAGGTCTACCTGTGCGGGCATGAACAACCCTGGGTGTTCGCCCGCAGCGTCGCTGCGCGCGCCCAGTTGGACGCCGCCGGGCTGGACCTGCAAAGCCTGGGCAATCGCTCCCTGGGCGAACTGCTGTTCAGCGACCCGGCCTTCGCCCGCGGGCAGCTCGAAGCCTGTCACTACCCGGCGCAATGGCTGCCGCAAGCACAGCGTGTCGACGGCCTCTGGGCGCGGCGCTCGTGCTTCCGCCAGAATCGACTCGGCGTGCTGGTCGCCGAGGTGTTCCTGCCCGCGCTGTGGCAGGCCGCTGCCGTCACACCCTGA
- the glcC gene encoding transcriptional regulator GlcC, which yields MSNEPNNDRRQVADVVAERIERLIVDGVLKVGQALPSERRLCEKLGISRSALREGLRVLRGRGIIETSQGRGSFVAELSGNHDASPLMHLFNSQPRTLYDLLEVRALLESESARLAALRGTDADFVLLRRRYEEMLAAHASEQGADPREHARLDHAFHLAICEASHNPVLVHTLQSLTDLMLSTVFASVNNLYHRPAQKRQIDRQHSRLYHAVIERLPEQAQRAARDHIHGIRDNLKEIEQEEQRLVRATMRLEGWT from the coding sequence ATGTCGAACGAACCCAACAATGACCGCCGTCAAGTCGCCGACGTGGTGGCCGAGCGCATCGAACGGCTGATCGTCGACGGCGTGCTCAAGGTCGGCCAGGCGCTGCCCTCCGAGCGCCGCCTGTGCGAGAAGCTCGGCATCTCCCGCTCGGCACTGCGCGAAGGCCTGCGCGTTTTGCGCGGGCGCGGCATCATCGAGACCTCCCAGGGCCGAGGCTCCTTCGTCGCCGAGCTGTCCGGCAACCACGACGCCAGCCCATTGATGCACCTGTTCAACTCGCAGCCGCGCACCCTCTACGACCTGCTGGAAGTGCGCGCGCTGCTGGAAAGCGAATCGGCACGGCTCGCCGCACTGCGCGGCACCGACGCGGATTTCGTCCTGCTGCGTCGGCGCTACGAGGAGATGCTCGCCGCCCACGCCAGCGAGCAGGGTGCCGACCCGCGTGAACACGCGCGCCTGGACCATGCCTTCCACCTGGCCATCTGCGAGGCCTCGCACAACCCGGTACTGGTGCATACGCTGCAGTCGCTGACCGACCTGATGCTCAGCACCGTGTTCGCCTCGGTGAACAACCTCTATCACCGGCCGGCGCAGAAACGACAGATCGACCGCCAGCACTCGCGGCTCTACCACGCGGTGATCGAACGCCTGCCCGAGCAGGCCCAGCGTGCCGCGCGCGACCATATCCACGGCATTCGCGACAATCTCAAGGAGATCGAGCAGGAAGAACAGCGCCTGGTGCGCGCCACCATGCGCCTCGAAGGCTGGACCTGA
- the glcD gene encoding glycolate oxidase subunit GlcD, producing MNILYDERVDGALPKVDKAALLAELQAQLPDLDILHRSEDLKPYECDGLSAYRTTPLLVVLPERIEQVETLLKLCHQRGVPVVARGAGTGLSGGALPLEQGILLVMARFNKILEVDPAGRFARVQPGVRNLAISHAAAPFDLYYAPDPSSQIACSIGGNVAENAGGVHCLKYGLTVHNLLKVDILTVEGERMTLGSDALDSPGFDLLALFTGSEGMLGIVTEVTVKLLPKPQVAKVLLAAFDSVEKAGRAVGDIIAAGIIPGGLEMMDNLSIRAAEDFIHAGYPVDAEAILLCELDGVEADVHDDCARVSEVLKLAGATEVRLAKDEAERVRFWAGRKNAFPAVGRISPDYYCMDGTIPRRELPGVLKGISDLSEQFGLRVANVFHAGDGNMHPLILFDANQPGELERAEDLGGKILELCVKVGGSITGEHGVGREKINQMCSQFNADELTLFHAVKAAFDPSGLLNPGKNIPTLHRCAEFGRMHIHNGQLPFPELERF from the coding sequence ATGAACATTCTCTACGACGAACGCGTCGATGGTGCGTTGCCCAAGGTCGACAAGGCCGCCCTGCTGGCCGAGCTGCAGGCGCAGTTGCCCGATCTGGACATCCTCCACCGCAGCGAGGACCTCAAGCCCTACGAGTGCGATGGGCTGTCCGCCTATCGCACCACGCCGCTGCTGGTGGTGCTGCCCGAGCGCATCGAGCAGGTCGAGACGCTGCTCAAGCTCTGCCATCAGCGCGGCGTTCCGGTAGTCGCTCGCGGCGCCGGTACCGGGCTGTCCGGCGGTGCGCTGCCGCTGGAGCAGGGCATCCTGCTGGTGATGGCGCGCTTCAACAAGATTCTCGAAGTGGACCCGGCCGGTCGTTTCGCCCGCGTCCAGCCCGGTGTACGCAACCTGGCGATCTCCCACGCCGCGGCTCCCTTCGATCTGTATTACGCACCGGACCCCTCGTCGCAGATCGCCTGTTCCATCGGCGGCAACGTCGCCGAGAACGCCGGTGGCGTGCACTGCCTGAAATACGGGCTGACCGTGCATAACCTGCTCAAAGTGGACATCCTCACCGTCGAAGGCGAGCGCATGACGCTCGGCTCCGACGCCCTGGACTCGCCGGGCTTCGACCTGCTGGCGCTGTTCACCGGCTCCGAAGGCATGCTCGGCATCGTCACCGAAGTCACGGTCAAACTGCTACCCAAGCCGCAGGTGGCCAAGGTGCTGCTGGCCGCCTTCGACTCGGTGGAAAAGGCCGGTCGTGCGGTGGGCGACATCATCGCCGCCGGCATCATCCCCGGTGGCCTGGAAATGATGGACAACCTGTCGATCCGCGCCGCCGAGGACTTCATCCACGCTGGCTACCCGGTGGATGCCGAGGCGATCCTGCTCTGCGAGCTGGATGGCGTGGAAGCCGACGTGCACGACGACTGCGCGCGCGTCAGCGAAGTGCTCAAGCTGGCCGGCGCCACCGAAGTGCGCCTGGCCAAGGACGAAGCCGAGCGCGTGCGCTTCTGGGCGGGACGCAAGAACGCCTTCCCGGCGGTCGGCCGTATTTCGCCGGACTACTACTGCATGGACGGCACCATTCCGCGCCGCGAGCTGCCGGGCGTGCTCAAGGGGATTTCCGACCTGTCCGAGCAGTTCGGCCTGCGCGTGGCCAACGTGTTCCACGCCGGCGACGGCAACATGCACCCGCTGATCCTGTTCGATGCCAACCAGCCCGGTGAGCTGGAACGCGCCGAAGACCTGGGCGGCAAGATCCTCGAACTCTGCGTGAAGGTGGGCGGCAGCATTACCGGCGAACACGGCGTCGGCCGCGAGAAGATCAATCAGATGTGTTCGCAGTTCAACGCCGACGAGCTGACGCTGTTCCATGCGGTCAAGGCGGCCTTCGACCCGAGCGGCCTGCTCAACCCGGGCAAGAACATTCCGACCCTGCATCGCTGCGCCGAATTCGGCCGCATGCACATCCACAACGGCCAGCTGCCTTTCCCCGAACTGGAGCGTTTCTGA